The genome window cagtatcaaaggcaagagtagaatgaggtacctttgtagtagattcagagttgctgtcagtgtttgccattagagcatagttgacttcttcttctgaatcagatgtatctgtccagtttcctttcttggtgataaaggctttttctttttcctttttggccttcttgcattcagatgcaaagtgacccttttcaccacagttgaaacaggtatacttgtcagcttttccagctttcccttccttgccctcattcttcctgaagttcttcttgtcataaactctgtcagagtttctgtcttttcttgagaaacttttgcctttgttgaactttttgtaagccaacttcttgaagcttttcaccatcaatgctgctaactgcatcatctcaccatcactgtcatcagagtctgagacatcagaatttgagtcatcagagtttgatgactcattgtcagactttgtgacatgagcttttcctttgctcttagcagcttcctcttgaactttcagagcaacagactttgatttgcctccatggcGTTTGcttctctgctccatctcaagttcatgagtcttcagtcttccaaaaacatcatcaagagacatttctccaagatcaagattgtctcttattgtggtgactttcaaatcccacttttcaggaagagctagaaggaatttgaggtttgagtcttcaagatcatattccttgtccaccagagataagtcattcagtagtttgacaaatctgtcatacagatctgtcaaggactcaccagattttgagtcaaagtgctcatactcctgtgtaaggatggttttcctgttcttcttgatggccttagttccttgacatctggtttccagagcatcccagatttgttttgcagttttgcacccaatcaccctattagacattgcattatcaagggcactgtgcagaaggtgtttcaccttagaatctttaccaattgacaagatgtcctcaggggtataatctttcttttcttttggaaccattttctgaggttcatctgcaagcccaacagagagcttggtaggcatatgtggtccatcatggatcctgtcaaggtattctggatcaacagagtctaagaatatgatcattctctctttccagactggatattcagatgccttaaggattggaactctaaaggacgaagcttgtgatttttcagacatgattgtgtttaagatctcactgtagtaatcttaacaaacctggctctgataccacttgttaggtcctatattttcactatatagaatgatatagtgatcacaatctgtaacacagtaagaaaatataagagatcgaaagcaataaactcttatattcacaaagcttttatagttacaaaaactctctcagtgatttatattgtatcacaaagagctgctagggttcttaacaatgtactcgataactcaactcatatagagtaaccctaatctgtgtttatatagacacagttacaaaatcaatctctgatttgatatcctataaatcagctaataaatctatcaatcaaagattgctccagttttctgtttagtttccatagtcagcaaatcactcctcagcttctatccttccttaaagtatatccgcttctgagctctttccacgtgtaaactctgtcgagtcttgactatgtaaactctgatcagactttatcaaactctgtcagactttactaaactctgatcagcttctagcttaaactctgatgattcctgttctaaaacaaactttaagaacattagtaatcatcaattatatctaacacattaaaattattatttttgaaaatattatatatttgaactaTAATATGGCCAAAGAACTAAgaagtgtgtgtcaaaaagtaaaGCGACTTGTATTTCAAACCAGAGGGAATACTTTATTTGAACGCCAATGATTCGGTTACAAACTGCCTAAAGCTTCTACATTTTAACAGGTGAGATTCCTGCCACTATTTGCAATGTCACATCCCTTGAGATTCTTGATCTCTCGGACAATGGATTAAGCGGTTCCCTTCCACGTTGTCTGGGAAAGCTTGCTGATAATCTGCATACCATGGTTCTTGGTAATAATCAGCTTCAAGGGACAATACCAACAACCTTCACCAAGAGCTGTCACCTAGCAGTTTTAAACACGGAAAGCAATCACTTTGAAGGAACTCTACCCCAAGCCTTAGCAAACTGCAAGGACTTAAAAATTCTTAATATGGGAAACAACCACATTGGAGGTATATTTCCGTCATGGCTAAGTACTCTTGCACAGCTAGAAGTCCTTGTCTTTCGATCAAATAGACTTCACGGTGAAGTAAGTATAGGTAATACAACACGTCCCTTCCCTAAGTTGCGAATTGTGGATCTCTCTAACAATGAATTCACTGGCCATTTGCCAATTcagtatttttataatatgaggCCGAGTAATAAGGGATATGATTATGTCATTACAAAAGAGAATTTCGAGTACTTTTACCAAGCATCAGTCTCACTAAGTGTGAAAGGGACAGAATATGAAGTGAAACAAATCCTTTATATTTACACAGCCATTGATCTGTCGCTCAACAAATTTCAAGGGCAGATTCCAGAGGTCACTGGAGAGCTTAGATCGCTTGCGTTGCTAAATCTATCTCACAATAGTCTTACAGGGCCTATCCCATCATTGCTGGGGAATATGGAAGCACTCCAATCTTTAGATTTGTCATCAAACCAATTGACAGGTGCTATACCCGAGCAGTTAACTACTTTGACATTTATTGGGGCCTTGAACCTCTCGGAAAACCATCTTACCGGAGAAATCCCTCAAAAAGGACAATTCAGTACTTTTGGCAACGATTCATACTTGGGTAACTCGGCCTTATGTGGACTTCCTCTGACTAAGAAATGTAGGCACACGGTGCCACCAACACAAGAAGTCCTAAATGGTGACGAAGATGATGCTAATGATGAACTCAGTTGGGAGGTGATCCTGATAGGGTATGCATGTGGATTAATATGCGGATTATCTTTTGGGTACATTGTTTTCACCATTGAAAAGCCTTGGTGGTTTGTGAGATACGTCGAAGAACTGCAACAGAAGTTGATGAGGACACACATGAAGAATACTATTCGATCAAGAAGAACAACTTGATAAGATGTTGTCTTGGGAAACCTGATTTCTGAATTATTAGACTATTATGCACATATATGTagttcattattatattattgtatGCAAAATTACAGAGTAGTCTGGATCTCATAATCAATTTAGTCTTGTTTCACTGTTTATTAAAACTACATGCCAGGTTACTGTAGGAGCGAATACAATTATGTTTAACTTAAGCATGACAAGCAGGAACCGACCAGCAGAAATGATGTTAATTGATACAATTGGAACCTGCAAGTTATATGCACAAAGTACGCGGTGCCTCCAAAATTCCAGAGACCTACAGGCTACAACTTCACATAAATGTCGTTCACAACACTTAATGATCACTTGTTTGTAGTAACTAACACATCTTCCGTCTCCTATGTAACCACGACTCCTGTGCATGCCAATCTCCAAATGCACAGAAATGTTATTTACTAAGTTTGTGTTCAtttggaaggaatggaatgagcggagaatggaatgaattttataCTCTAACATGGTGTTGCTTAGAGAAAAtgtctataattttcatttttccaaCCATTCCACTGCTACTATTTgaaaggaatgctcattccatttctacATCAGGTTTCCTCACAATCTTTATCACAAGAAATTTaaactcattcatatttagtcattAATATCTCATACTTCTTTTTCCGTAAAACTTCTATACagtttttcattccattcttccCTCATTCCATTCCGTCCAAGTGAACAAGTTTGTTGATAGCTAAAAGATATTCTCTGATATTCTGTCATTTTTGTGCTACCTGATATCGATTTCAGGATCCGCCGcttgttagaatataagatcccggaaagggccattctctaacaccttgatgttttagagtaactggttccttgacatggtatcagagccaggttggcgGACTCAGGTTCGATccctgccacccccaatattctcaagtaactggttccttgacgCCGCTGACTAACATGATGCGCTCAGCAGTTTATGAGCAAGGTCTGAGTCTTGGCTACCTGGAAATgaatcaatcaaaaaattagaatttgaaaacaactcggGATACCTATGATTTTTCATTAACGAGCCAGTTTCACGCATCTAATTAGATAACTGCAAATTCAACGTACTAATACTCGAtccaaatcaaaatttgatcTTAGAATACTTatattgcaaaaaaaataaataaaatttgctAATAAAACTTTACCTACATCAAAAttggtaaataaaaataaaaatgattattaaAATCAAACCAATCATTGTACATATTacaagaataaaataatttaatcccatcataattaaaataactaGATAATAAAACATATGCATTTAAACATCtattactaaaatataattgatgtgatcagattATAGTCTATTCACaaataaacaatataaattAAGGACATGTTAGTCTTAGATTTTCGATTTGTGGGTGATAAAAAGTTAATGAAACATATTcctaaatcatatataaaataggacaTAATAGCAAACAAACTCATTAATCTGGGACATAAAtaagtaatactccctccgtctcaatttataggtccagtttagaaaaaaaatttgtcccaaaatacttgtccctctcttctttcaatacaaattatttacatattaattgtgatttttttgaaactcaacattattctcatttcacaatgcactaaatccctatatttattgtgatttttttgaaactcaacaatattctcacttatcaatgcactaattaatgatacatgagataagattccatctaaccaacttttttcttaatatgtgtgtttattccaaaatggacctataaattgagacggagggagtatacaatTTCCTTTTTTAATTCTAGAATTTTGATCGATGGTCAACTGAACAACTACTAACAAGAAATTGAATAACTACTAAGTAtctatgtttataaatataaattatttaattttttggcacacacttctaAATATTTTGACCacataattaaaatcattattttaaatatttttttgaataaaaatacataattaatattgtaattcaaaagataaattttttataaattataattttaactatgcggTTAAAGAACTTAGAAGTGTGTGTAAAGAATAAACAACCTATAAATATATAGTtctgtgcccatggacacatgTTAAAAGTTAAATTCTATACAATTAACTCTATTTGATTGATGTGATTGTCAATGTACAAGGATTTCATTATCGTTAAGAAAGagaaaccaatcaaaatgagtcaaAAATATAGAATATGGTATTTAACATGTGCTCATGGTCCATGGACACATCATAAAAAATCgataaatatactccctccgtcccaaaatacatgtcacaTTTGACTTTtaactagtcaaattgactaatctttgactatacataaaaaattatttatttaatatttttaaacataaaaaattatattttaaaataaactagatttattttctaatgatatttttttgtttatttttttcaattatataatacatataaattgcAGTCAAactatagtcaatttgactagttaAAAGTCAAATGTGACATGTATtttacggagggagtataatactTCTTGCGTCccaacaaattttttattagttttttttggaTGTCACATccaattagcaaaaaaagataaataatagaGGGTGTTTGGTTttcagaagcagaagctgcttctgacttctgattcttttgacccgtttgtgtaaataagcagaaacacttttaagatgctgagaatgctagcttctctctcacagcttctgcttcttatccaaacactttattaactttttacttctcacttctaatccacttcttcactttaagcacataatggggccgtttgggtgagcttaaaataagtgcttcttgcttaaaataaaaaaatgaagtagaagttagaagttagttaagacttataagtgattaaagtgtttgggaaaaaaacagaagtcatgaaacaaaaactaggaatcgtagctttttataagtgcttctcgactttttacacaaacggtacgaaataagcgcttctaacttaaaagtccagaagcggggcttaaaagccccgccaaacagccacaatcactttttttaagcttggccaaacggccccataatgtGTACCACCACTTTTCAACTCTCTTTCCTTTTCCACACTACTTTTATCACACTAGTTTTAGTCCAACATCtttcttttatacattaaaatcaTGAGTCCCACTAGTTCACCCACTTTTATTTTTCTCTtctattatatacatatttcttaactttCATTTCTTAATTTTCGGGACCAAACTATATATAAAGAATTGACTGggggcggagggagtaataatttgtAGTAATCGAATCATTTGATTTCAGTCAACGTACTTAAACTTATGATCTAAGTTGTTTCGTATGGtcggttgttttaaatataGATTTGCCGGGTAAACAGATCTAAAGAGCTTTATGTATGACTTAAGGTCAACTAATCCACATGATTAAACATCATCCCGTCAATAACTTGTTTAACCCTTAACAGTTTGGTTAATAAGAGATGTTTGATTCAAGATTAATTAATTCGGTAAGGAGATCTTAACTCATAATTATGCGTTGGTATttggattaaatattttatgatatgaaataggattttcaattttcatttgATGGGTAAATCATTTCGATACCGAGATACTCATTCCCGTCACCCTCATTTCTATATAACATTTGAAATTTCTCAGAAGAAATCTTGGCTTGCTGACCAATATTTtcatttgtattatattttttttttcacttttattTGAGCCCGTCTaatctaaaataattaataaaaaaattatccgAAATAACAGTCTGGTTCATATTAATTCCTGATACCTCCGCAGACATGCAGTTTATCAAAAGCACCCTGTTAAATAGAAGTGTGCattcactacaacaaaactggcATCACACGACACTAGTCAGACAACGGACGCTGGAAAAAGTGTTGGCCGAAACAAAGACACAACACTTTATTTTCgtcctcgaaaaactattgtcCAACACCTACAACCTACAACGGTTTAAAAAGTGTTGTCTAGTAAATTCAATCAGACAACGGTATCTTAACTGTGATATTGTGTAATGATGCACGTTAGACAACTGTTTTTAGAGCCGATGTGTGAAGAAACTTCAGACAATATTTCAAGAAACCGTTGTTGTAattagacaagtgttttatttgttgtgttgtttacgAGCCGTTTAAACAAGGGTTCCATACAGTGTTGTGTGACCAGGaagctaacatacaagtgtttttgttacCATCGTAGCATGGCCTTATAGACAAGCCTTTAACTAATAAAACGTTGTCTGACTGAATGACTTTTAAGATAATAAACGTACATAAGAGAGTGCAAACATTCAAAAGTCCTaaccaaaataataacaaaatagtCAATTTCTTCGTAGTCATAGGTTTTTCTTGCATTAGATCACGAATTGACAAGGGAAttgcgaatttttaactcataaaaatgaaaacttaTTATACAACAGTTTCCTTCCCATAAACTGTTGTATACACTACTTTTCTACAACGGGTTTTCCCCGAAGCGTTGTTTGAGCTTATTTTAGACAATGAGTCTCTTACAACGGTATAACTTccgtaacagttgtgtcattttcaatgatacaacataggtgcgtataaaaaccgttgtctgttaGACACTAAAGtacaaaaaatacctttttacaataagacaaaattcacgtttgactagtattgttaaaaaatcatataaaataaacataaaaaaaatttgatttttttatacatgactaatactGTTAGatctcgacatccgtacggttagatcatcgaaacaaatatttataaattaatacagagcTAATCTTATATATAATAGAGATTCTATCAAGTACTTTCTAGattgtaaacataaaaacaatactaataCTTACGTCCgaactacaaaattattttggtattacaaatgaataatacatacttgcatatatgcataatataaatatatttataaagacAAAGAGTATAGaaacaagaattgatcaaggaaatgcgaatttttaactcataaaaatgaaaacttaTTATATAACGGTTTTCTTcccataaaccgttgtctacatTACTTTTTATACAACGGATTTTCCCTAAAGCGTTGTTTTagcctaatttagacaatggaatctcttacaacggtataacttccgtaacagttgtgtcattttcaatgatacaacatagGTGCGTATAAAAACCGTTGTATGTTTGACACTAGAggacaaaaaataccttttcacaataagacaaaatttacgtttgattagtattgttaaaaaacaaacaaaataaacataaatttattatattttttttatacatgactaatattgttagttctcgacatccgtaccGTCTGATCatcgaaaaaatatatttataaatcaatatagagctaatcttatacataacaaagattctatccagtactttctaaattgtaaacgtaaaacacatactaatacttacgtccgaagtacaaaattgtcttgttattacaaatgaacaatacatatttgcatatgtgcataatataaatatattttttaatacaaagagTACAAAAAAATGAATTGATTAAGAAAATGTGAATATTTaactcataaaaataaaaatatattatacaacaGTTTCTTTCCCCATAAACCGTTGTATACACTAGTTTTCTACAACGGGTTTTCCCCGAAGCGTTGTTTGAGCCTAATTTAGATAATGGATTATCTTACAACGGTATAACTTGcgtaacagttgtgtcattttcaatgatacaacatagGTGCGTATAAAAACCGTTGTGTGTTAGACACTACAagacaaaaaatacctttttataataagacaaaattcacgtttgactagtattgttaaaaaatcatataaattaaacataaaaaattttgattttttttatacatgactaataatGCAGCATGTAGAATCAACTTTCATGTTGAGTGCAAGCATGGTATACTTTGAAAAGCCTTGTTATCACCTTCTATTTTTTCTCCTCTTACTTCCATCCAGCCTCGCAACAAGAGAAGAAGGAGAAGCACTACTGCACTGGAAGAACAGCCTATCCCCGTCCTCGTTCCTCGAATCTTGGTCCTCAACCAATCTCAACAATCTTTGTAACTGGACTGGCATTACCTGCAACTCCGAGGCCTCAGTATCTGAAATCAACCTTTCACAGAAACAACTCCAAGGAACGCTCTCTGAGTTCCGTTTCAATTTGTTAGCAAGTCTAAAAACTTTTATCATCAAAAGTAACAATTTCACTGGTCCAATTCCGTCAGATATTGGAAATTCCACAGAGCTTGAATACCTCGATTTCTGCTTTAATAGTCTCAATGGTTTTATACCATACCAGGTTAGTCATCTTCAGAGGCTGCGCACCTTAAACCTGTCATATAATCTCTTGGAAGCTCCAAACTGGTCCGAGTTTTCGCCCATTCCTTCCTTGACTCGTCTTGATCTTTCACATAACTTCATAAAAGGCAATCTAGCGCATGAATCAGTATTCAACAAAATGATAAATCTTGAATTCTTCTCTATCCATAGTAATTCTATTGAGGGGCCGTTTCCACCAAGTATAATTCATCTTTCCAAATTACGAATTCTTGACCTATCAAGAAATAACTTTTCAGGTTCTATTCCCCGGAATATAGCAATGCTTCGTGATCTTGAATATCTGAGCTTGTTTTCTAATTCATTCGAAGGAAGTATACCTTCATCAATAGGTCTACTCAGGGAGCTTCAATTACTAGATCtcggatttaattatttaaattccaGTATTCCTCGTGAAATCGGGCTTTTGACTAATCTCAGCAAATTATATCTCAATGTCAATAGTCTTACTGGAAAAATTCCTTCTGAGATCGGCCTCTTGACTAAGCTCAACTATATAATTCTTTACTTCAATAATCTGACCGGTGATATTCCATCTGAAATCGGAAACCTGAAGCTACTGACTCAGCTTCTCCTCGGTTCTAATCAATTGACTGGATCGGTTGCAACCATTTCTAATCTCAGTAATCTAGAGTTTCTTGGTCTACCTAATAACAGATTTTCTGGAACTATTTCTCGTGACTTCTGGAAAAAACATAAATCGTTATTATACATCGACTTCAGGAACAACAATTTGTCAGGAAACATTCTGGGATTTGATGCTCGTCTGAATCTTACTTTCATTAATCTAAGCGGAAACCATTTTACAGGTTTACTTTTCACCCTATTTTACTatgttgtttgactttttggcacacgtTTCCAAGTCTTTGactatatcattaaaattattatttttgaaaatattatatatttgaactaTAATATGGCCAAAGAACTAAgaagtgtgtgtcaaaaagtcaagcgacttGTATTTCAAACCAGAGGGAATACTTTATTTGAACGCCAATGATTCGGTTACAAACTGCCTAAAGCTTCTACATTTTAACAGGTGAGATTCCTGCAACTATTTGCAATGTCACATCCCTTGAGATTCTTGATCTCTCGGACAATGAATTAAAAGGTGCCCTTCCACGTTGTCTGGGAAAGCTTGCTGATAATCTGCATACCATGGTTCTTGGTAATAATCAGCTTCAAGGAACGATACCAACAACCTTCACCAAGAGCTGTCACCTAGCAGTTTTAAACACGGAAAGCAATCACTTTGAAGGAACGCTGCCCCAAGCTTTAGCAAACTGCAAGGACTTGAAAATTCTTAATATGGGAAACAACCACATTGGAGGTATATTTCCGTCATGGCTAAGTACTTTTGCACAGCTAGAAGTCCTTGTCTTGCGATCAAATAGACTTCACGCTGAAGTAAATATAGGTTATACAACGCGTCCCTTCCCTAAGTTGCGAATTGTGGATCTCTCTAACAATGAATTGAATGGCTATTTGCCAATTcagtatttttataatatgaggCCGAGTAATAAGGGATATGATTATGTCATTACAAAAGAGAATTTCGAGTACTTTTACCAAGCATCAGTCTCACTAAGTGTGAAAGGGACAGAGTATGAAGTGAAACAAATCCTTTATATTTACACAGCCATTGATCTGTCGCGCAACAAATTTCAAGGGGAAATTCTAGAGGTCACTGGAGAGCTTAGATCGCTTGCGTTGCTAAATTTATCTCATAATAGTCTTACAGGGCCTATCCCGTCATTGCTGGGGAATATGGAAGCACTCCAGTCTCTAGATTTGTCATCAAACCAATTGATAGGTGCTATACCCGAGCACTTAACTACTTTGACATTTATTGGGGCTTTGAACCTCTCGGAAAACCATCTTACTGGAGAAATCCCTCAAAAAGGACAGTTCAGTACTTTTGGCAACGATTCATACTTGGGTAACCGGCCCTATGTGGACTTCCTTTGACAAAGAAATGTAGGCACACGGTGCCACCAACACAAGAAGTCCTAAatggtgatgaagatgatgctAATGATGAACTCAGTTGGGAGGTGATCCTGATAGGGTATGCATGTGGATTGATATGCGGATTGTCTTTTGGGTACATTGTTTTCACCATTGAAAAGCCTTGGTGGTTTGTGAGATACATCGAAAAACTGCAACAGAAGTTGACGAGGACACACATGAAGAATACCATTCGGTCAAGAAGAACAACTTGATAAAATGGTGTCTTGGGATAACCTGAATCATGAATTAGTAGACTATTATGCAGTTATATGTActccatgattatattattttatgcaaGGTTGTAGAGTAGTCTGGTTCTCATCATAAATTTAGTCTTGTTTCACTGTTTATTAAAACTACATGCCATGTTTCTGTAGGAGCGAATACAATTATGTTAACTTAAGCATGACAAGCAGGAACCGACCAGCAGAAATGACGTTAATTCATACAATTGGAACCTGCAAGTTATATGCAGGAAGTACGCGGTTCCTCCCAAATTTCAGAGACCTACAAATTCACATAAATGTCGTTCACAGCACTTAATGATCACTTATTTGTAGTAACTAACACGTCTTCCGTCTACTATGTAATGATAGTGGAAGGTACTGATTTCCACTTTCTTGGTAACACACTAACAACAGTGGCGGATCTAGAACTTTgaaatttcattattttttttggttgaACAAGTAACTTACTagaattttatttaatcatagCTACCATatgaaaatcaatgatattgTTGACTCCTCTGCTTAGCTATGACTCCTGTGAATGCCAATTTCCAAATACACAAAAATGTTATTCACTCGGAGAACTTTGTTGATAGCTAAAAGATATCGTCTccgggaaaaaaaaattcactgactaACATAATACACAGGTCAGCAGTTTATGAGCAAGGGTCCTGAGTCTTGGCTACCTGGAAATGAATTGAAGAAATAGAAGTTGTACCTAAGAATGATAATGCATAGTTTTATTGAAGTGTGAAGACTTGTTTTATGAGTTGGTCCTCCATATTAGAAATTAAAGTTTTTTCCAACAAAAATCCGGTGGAACATATCATTTTCCACTATACTTTTTATTTTCAGTTTCTTGCCATCGAAGAGCACTAATTCCATCTTCAGTGATTTGGAAGAACAGGTCTCTAGCCACTCCAATTCCTAAGAAAATTTAGCACATAAATAGAAGTGTGCCTTGCACTATGAGAAGTACAAAGTGACTGGAAACATGTTGCACTTCCAAAAGCCTAATTATCACCTCATTGTGCTTGTTTTCTTTCTCCTATTGCTTCCATCTACCCTCACAACAGTATCTACGACAAGAGAAGGAGAAGCTCTGTTAAAATGGAAGAACAGTCTACCACCATCCTCTTCCCTAAATTCTTGGTCACCCGTCAATCTCAATAATTTGTGTAACTGGACTGGCATTATCTGTAACTCTGCAGGTTCAGTCTCAGAAATAAACCTTTCACTAAAACAACTTAGTGGAACGCTTGCCAATTTCAGTTTCACTTCATTTCCAAATCTTAATAGTCTTGACATTAGTGGCAATAACTTCACAGGTCCAATACTACCTGCCATTGAAAAGTTCACGCAGCTTCAGCATCTTGATTTTAGCTTTAACAAGCTCAATGGTATCATTCCAAACCAAATTTGGCATCTTCAGAGATTGCGCACCTTAGACCTGTCAGTTAATCACTTGGAAGCTTCAGACTGGTCTAGT of Daucus carota subsp. sativus chromosome 3, DH1 v3.0, whole genome shotgun sequence contains these proteins:
- the LOC108212940 gene encoding receptor like protein 22-like; protein product: MAKELRSEIPATICNVTSLEILDLSDNGLSGSLPRCLGKLADNLHTMVLGNNQLQGTIPTTFTKSCHLAVLNTESNHFEGTLPQALANCKDLKILNMGNNHIGGIFPSWLSTLAQLEVLVFRSNRLHGEVSIGNTTRPFPKLRIVDLSNNEFTGHLPIQYFYNMRPSNKGYDYVITKENFEYFYQASVSLSVKGTEYEVKQILYIYTAIDLSLNKFQGQIPEVTGELRSLALLNLSHNSLTGPIPSLLGNMEALQSLDLSSNQLTGAIPEQLTTLTFIGALNLSENHLTGEIPQKGQFSTFGNDSYLGNSALCGLPLTKKCRHTVPPTQEVLNGDEDDANDELSWEVILIGYACGLICGLSFGYIVFTIEKPWWFVRYVEELQQKLMRTHMKNTIRSRRTT
- the LOC108212941 gene encoding receptor-like protein 34, producing the protein MQHVESTFMLSASMVYFEKPCYHLLFFLLLLPSSLATREEGEALLHWKNSLSPSSFLESWSSTNLNNLCNWTGITCNSEASVSEINLSQKQLQGTLSEFRFNLLASLKTFIIKSNNFTGPIPSDIGNSTELEYLDFCFNSLNGFIPYQVSHLQRLRTLNLSYNLLEAPNWSEFSPIPSLTRLDLSHNFIKGNLAHESVFNKMINLEFFSIHSNSIEGPFPPSIIHLSKLRILDLSRNNFSGSIPRNIAMLRDLEYLSLFSNSFEGSIPSSIGLLRELQLLDLGFNYLNSSIPREIGLLTNLSKLYLNVNSLTGKIPSEIGLLTKLNYIILYFNNLTGDIPSEIGNLKLLTQLLLGSNQLTGSVATISNLSNLEFLGLPNNRFSGTISRDFWKKHKSLLYIDFRNNNLSGNILGFDARLNLTFINLSGNHFTGEIPATICNVTSLEILDLSDNELKGALPRCLGKLADNLHTMVLGNNQLQGTIPTTFTKSCHLAVLNTESNHFEGTLPQALANCKDLKILNMGNNHIGGIFPSWLSTFAQLEVLVLRSNRLHAEVNIGYTTRPFPKLRIVDLSNNELNGYLPIQYFYNMRPSNKGYDYVITKENFEYFYQASVSLSVKGTEYEVKQILYIYTAIDLSRNKFQGEILEVTGELRSLALLNLSHNSLTGPIPSLLGNMEALQSLDLSSNQLIGAIPEHLTTLTFIGALNLSENHLTGEIPQKGQFSTFGNDSYLGNRPYVDFL